A window from Nitrosopumilus adriaticus encodes these proteins:
- a CDS encoding ATP-binding protein: MPVGIIPDISEQMCIGCALCVEICTTLGPDVLRVKPVEGWKRGKAFVFYPERCISDGACIGVCPTKAIFWMRPMDFTVGQPVPLYKNSVFVKGWTELID, translated from the coding sequence ATGCCAGTAGGAATTATTCCAGACATCAGCGAACAAATGTGTATCGGATGTGCACTATGTGTAGAAATCTGTACAACATTAGGTCCAGATGTCCTTAGAGTAAAACCAGTTGAAGGCTGGAAGAGAGGTAAAGCATTTGTTTTCTACCCAGAAAGATGTATTTCTGATGGTGCATGCATCGGTGTATGCCCAACAAAAGCAATCTTTTGGATGAGACCAATGGACTTTACTGTTGGACAACCAGTTCCACTCTACAAGAACTCAGTCTTCGTCAAAGGTTGGACTGAATTAATCGATTAG
- a CDS encoding dual specificity protein phosphatase 23, translating to MSKPGNLWRKVHGKITKKPTNFSWLIDEQLAGSGFPTTFDEFNWLLDQGVKSIVTMTENALPDDWIENIGYLHVPTPDLTAPDMDKIDLAVDFIHERINNNQSVMVHCAAGMGRAGTILACYFVKYKKYAAKDAIKKIRDERPGSIQSEVQELAIGFYEKHVRN from the coding sequence ATGAGTAAACCTGGAAATTTATGGAGAAAAGTTCATGGAAAAATTACAAAAAAACCAACAAACTTTTCTTGGTTAATCGATGAACAATTAGCTGGTTCTGGATTCCCAACGACTTTTGATGAATTTAATTGGCTTTTAGATCAAGGTGTAAAATCAATTGTTACTATGACTGAGAATGCATTACCTGATGATTGGATAGAAAACATTGGTTATCTTCATGTTCCCACACCTGATCTAACTGCACCAGATATGGATAAGATAGATTTAGCAGTGGATTTTATTCATGAACGAATTAACAACAATCAATCTGTTATGGTTCATTGTGCAGCTGGAATGGGAAGAGCAGGAACAATTCTTGCATGTTATTTTGTAAAATATAAAAAATATGCAGCAAAAGATGCAATTAAAAAAATTCGAGATGAAAGACCAGGCTCTATTCAGTCTGAAGTGCAAGAACTAGCTATTGGTTTTTATGAAAAACATGTGAGAAATTAG
- a CDS encoding aminotransferase class V-fold PLP-dependent enzyme, with amino-acid sequence MNLTSKDISGDFPDSNKIYLNNASVSLMPTQSIEDMKEFLISYNSIGPDSKDSEPFVTEKLQNVRKIISKIISCQPDEVVLTQSTTDGINFVANGLSFDDKSNIIIRGMGHEHHANYYPWIQLKDKISIKNLNIDKNGLFKLDDLESLVDQNTKLVALSHALYNTGSILPIEEIVKILDDKIPFFIDSAQTVGCIGEMDVSKIKCNFMSFNGSKWLCGPMGTGLFYCNRKSSELLKPMTIGGESAIIYDETNLAFKELPDKFQTGFRNYVGIVGLESSARYLMNFGLNNIRQKNQYLSNLFREELSKIPDIILYGPDDPNQRTSIVSFNLKGHDSQEIVDRLEKQNIILAVREIMEQKIIRASPHFFNTESEMLQVIDEIKKL; translated from the coding sequence ATGAATTTAACTTCAAAAGATATTTCTGGTGATTTTCCAGATTCAAATAAAATCTATCTAAATAATGCATCAGTTTCTTTGATGCCTACTCAAAGCATAGAGGATATGAAAGAATTTCTAATTTCATACAATTCAATTGGTCCGGATTCAAAGGATTCAGAACCATTTGTAACTGAAAAACTACAAAATGTCAGAAAAATAATTTCAAAAATCATATCATGTCAACCTGATGAGGTAGTTCTTACTCAAAGCACAACAGATGGAATAAATTTTGTAGCAAATGGTCTATCTTTTGATGATAAATCAAATATCATCATTCGTGGGATGGGACATGAACATCATGCTAACTATTATCCTTGGATTCAACTCAAAGACAAAATTTCAATAAAAAATCTCAACATTGACAAAAATGGTCTTTTCAAATTAGATGATCTAGAATCTCTAGTTGATCAAAACACAAAACTAGTTGCTTTGAGTCATGCATTATACAATACTGGTTCAATTTTACCTATAGAAGAGATTGTAAAAATTCTTGATGATAAAATTCCATTCTTTATTGATAGTGCGCAAACTGTAGGATGCATAGGTGAAATGGATGTATCAAAAATTAAATGTAATTTTATGTCATTTAATGGCTCAAAATGGCTTTGCGGACCAATGGGTACTGGATTATTTTACTGCAATAGAAAATCAAGTGAATTACTAAAACCTATGACTATTGGAGGTGAGTCTGCAATAATTTATGATGAAACTAATCTTGCTTTCAAAGAACTTCCCGACAAATTCCAAACTGGTTTTAGAAATTATGTTGGAATAGTAGGCTTGGAATCATCTGCAAGGTATTTGATGAATTTTGGTTTGAATAATATCCGACAAAAAAATCAGTACCTGTCAAATCTATTCAGAGAAGAACTATCAAAAATTCCTGATATTATTTTGTATGGACCTGATGACCCAAATCAAAGAACAAGTATCGTATCTTTTAATCTAAAAGGACATGATTCTCAAGAAATAGTAGATAGACTTGAAAAGCAAAATATCATTTTAGCAGTAAGAGAAATTATGGAGCAAAAAATTATCCGAGCATCTCCCCATTTTTTCAATACTGAATCTGAAATGCTTCAGGTAATTGATGAAATAAAGAAACTATAG
- a CDS encoding DUF7482 domain-containing protein, whose protein sequence is MKKLITILLIGFLAIGLISLSSISDQFADAGSRKKIHFTQTITSSQDPGQGHENHQLALILSPNEGTLYDGSMTFTSSSPVQIVVLHEINPQDSKGQPTWTVDGKTVYGLSLIDSQEKSGSFEFTGAALALHSPTSKEFTSTVSVDGWIRGQPTEVIMQKIELEKEEPTSLLSRTNVPATIPMHKGIYNGNQVLYIITDGSDKEYAKKISEKQEWNVEVAPGIGNVPKDALQKIFVFKNGVKADGIYGFQNEVFSSTPSQESDYSALNSVIEVTWKKGQKEIVFESATDIIAAQEKGRIEFNETGIVLNTPQITWPDGQMKIRSDKEITDDMPYGGGQIIEINEEELTVTFVAHRGWGPDGRTIYYIVTDATPSGPAETMGVVSSPSSANLIAHSGAVDLFQFKNGIKGSGPLGFQAGIAGASLDDENYSPMWRIYLVEWNNSEQAKILETKSDIDSFRADGLLSVSIARPLNSDHIVNCPFIDPFQ, encoded by the coding sequence TTGAAAAAACTAATTACTATTTTATTAATTGGATTTTTGGCTATTGGCCTCATTTCACTTTCTTCGATATCTGATCAGTTTGCAGATGCAGGTTCAAGAAAAAAAATTCATTTCACTCAAACTATTACATCTTCTCAAGATCCTGGACAAGGACATGAGAATCATCAATTAGCACTAATTCTTTCTCCAAATGAGGGAACCTTGTATGATGGTTCAATGACATTTACCTCAAGTTCACCTGTTCAGATAGTTGTTTTACATGAAATTAATCCTCAAGATTCCAAAGGACAGCCAACTTGGACTGTTGATGGAAAAACAGTTTATGGATTATCCCTAATTGATTCACAGGAAAAATCTGGATCTTTTGAGTTTACAGGAGCTGCACTTGCATTACATTCTCCTACCTCAAAAGAATTTACTTCTACTGTAAGTGTCGATGGTTGGATAAGAGGGCAACCTACCGAAGTTATTATGCAAAAAATTGAATTAGAAAAAGAAGAACCGACATCATTACTTTCAAGAACTAATGTACCTGCAACTATTCCAATGCATAAAGGAATCTACAACGGAAATCAAGTTTTATACATCATTACTGATGGCAGTGATAAAGAATATGCAAAAAAAATATCTGAAAAGCAAGAATGGAATGTAGAAGTAGCACCCGGAATAGGAAATGTTCCAAAAGATGCACTACAAAAAATTTTCGTTTTTAAAAATGGAGTCAAAGCTGATGGAATTTATGGATTCCAGAACGAAGTATTTTCTAGTACTCCTTCACAAGAATCTGATTATAGTGCATTAAATTCTGTAATTGAAGTGACATGGAAAAAGGGCCAAAAAGAAATAGTTTTTGAATCTGCCACTGATATTATTGCTGCTCAAGAAAAAGGTAGAATAGAATTCAATGAAACCGGAATTGTACTAAATACTCCTCAAATTACTTGGCCTGATGGACAGATGAAGATACGTTCTGACAAAGAAATCACTGATGATATGCCATATGGTGGGGGACAAATAATAGAAATTAATGAAGAAGAATTGACTGTAACTTTTGTTGCTCATAGAGGTTGGGGACCTGATGGAAGAACAATTTACTATATTGTAACTGATGCTACTCCATCAGGACCTGCAGAGACGATGGGTGTTGTTTCGTCTCCAAGTTCTGCAAATCTAATTGCACATTCTGGAGCAGTAGATCTTTTCCAATTTAAAAACGGAATTAAAGGATCTGGTCCATTAGGATTCCAAGCAGGAATTGCAGGTGCATCACTTGATGACGAAAATTATAGCCCAATGTGGCGAATTTATCTAGTTGAATGGAATAATTCAGAACAAGCAAAAATTTTGGAGACAAAATCAGATATTGATTCATTTCGTGCAGATGGTTTGCTTTCAGTTAGTATTGCTAGACCACTAAACAGTGATCATATAGTGAATTGCCCATTCATAGATCCTTTTCAATAA
- a CDS encoding transcription factor S — translation MKFCPKCEVKLKKGASGLECSKCGYVEGQKVKETKKIIEEEKEDFSLLAFEGDEGEDTHPTIKLDCEKCGHDEAVWWMFQTRSADEPTTRFYRCQKCKYTWRDYT, via the coding sequence TTGAAATTTTGCCCCAAATGTGAGGTCAAATTAAAGAAGGGTGCTTCTGGTCTTGAATGCTCAAAATGTGGCTATGTAGAAGGACAAAAAGTAAAAGAGACAAAAAAAATTATTGAGGAAGAGAAAGAAGATTTTTCACTTTTAGCTTTTGAAGGAGATGAAGGAGAAGATACTCATCCAACAATCAAATTAGATTGTGAGAAATGCGGTCATGATGAGGCAGTTTGGTGGATGTTTCAAACTAGAAGTGCAGACGAACCTACAACCAGATTTTATCGTTGTCAGAAATGTAAATACACCTGGCGAGATTACACATAA
- a CDS encoding cyclase family protein, translated as MKPIDLTLTISKSIPSFPDSPKPQFILWSDIKDDGYNLELLFLSSHTGTHIDAPYHFVKDGIKIHQIPLDRLIGKAILIKLKKTRNSPITKEDIILFEKNNGIIPNDSSIFFFTEWQKNLKNDNYFSENPGLDKSSADYLVSKKINLVGIDSPSIDLGIDDSFTVHHIFSKNNILIVENLANLNKIPSREFTFTILPLKLKDATGSPVRAVAS; from the coding sequence ATGAAACCAATAGATCTTACACTTACAATATCAAAATCCATTCCAAGTTTTCCAGATTCCCCAAAACCTCAATTCATTTTATGGTCTGATATCAAAGATGATGGATATAATCTTGAATTATTATTTCTAAGTTCTCACACTGGGACCCATATTGATGCACCATACCATTTTGTTAAAGATGGGATAAAGATTCATCAAATTCCCCTTGATAGACTGATTGGAAAAGCCATTCTAATTAAACTCAAAAAAACTAGAAATTCCCCAATAACAAAGGAAGATATTATTTTATTTGAAAAAAACAATGGAATTATCCCAAATGATTCATCAATCTTCTTTTTTACTGAATGGCAAAAAAATCTAAAAAACGATAATTATTTTTCAGAAAATCCAGGACTGGACAAATCATCTGCTGACTATCTTGTATCAAAAAAGATCAATCTTGTTGGAATAGATTCCCCAAGTATTGATCTAGGCATAGATGATTCATTTACTGTTCACCATATTTTCTCAAAAAACAATATCTTGATTGTAGAAAATCTTGCAAATTTGAATAAAATTCCTTCTAGAGAATTTACTTTTACAATTCTACCATTAAAACTCAAAGATGCAACAGGCTCACCTGTAAGAGCAGTAGCATCATAA
- a CDS encoding Lrp/AsnC ligand binding domain-containing protein: MPTAYVLLNSDLGSDESIINEVKQILADEDIKYEIQGVYGVYDIVLKLTSNDAEKLRAIITNKVRKISKVQSTLTMMVIEEQENL, encoded by the coding sequence GTGCCTACTGCATATGTTCTATTAAATTCTGATTTGGGATCAGATGAATCAATAATCAATGAAGTAAAACAGATTCTAGCTGATGAGGACATCAAATACGAAATTCAGGGTGTCTACGGAGTATACGATATTGTATTAAAATTGACATCTAATGATGCAGAAAAACTACGTGCAATTATCACCAATAAAGTTAGAAAAATCAGTAAAGTTCAATCAACATTGACCATGATGGTCATTGAAGAACAAGAAAATCTATAG
- a CDS encoding RpoL/Rpb11 RNA polymerase subunit family protein, with amino-acid sequence MNAQVISSEPKEISLSITETDIGILYIIQHELLKGSNIDFAGVIVKHPLTNECWMRINSSTKPLGEIKKATDSAIKMAEEFKQLFNSKIKVN; translated from the coding sequence ATGAACGCACAAGTGATCAGTTCTGAACCAAAAGAAATCAGCCTTTCCATCACTGAGACTGATATAGGAATTTTATACATTATTCAACATGAACTCCTAAAAGGATCAAATATTGATTTTGCAGGAGTTATAGTAAAACATCCCCTTACCAATGAATGCTGGATGAGAATTAACTCCAGCACAAAACCTCTGGGAGAAATTAAAAAAGCAACAGATTCCGCAATAAAAATGGCAGAAGAGTTCAAACAACTGTTTAATTCTAAAATTAAGGTAAATTAG
- a CDS encoding cupredoxin domain-containing protein: protein MKFLIFSIIFTILASIPVVYANEYIIDIPLGAYNPELNTPAEVWYDPPQLYATVGDTITWYNDDKEGHTVTSGEGSGRFGWMSDNFGTPNGIFDSGRFMPGESWSYKFEESGTFSYYCTIHPWMEGVLIIEKLIPDYPHDATGAKIEFPLLQYTPDLALEVNLAWDPPVIKTHEKIQFVYQFYDPQTNSNLAEMKYNFVIFQNGKEIFRDEGLSQIGGDYRNFVFSDSGSIIIRIEGIHTPSIFAEESVTVFGDVQSKEQRSVDFTTAVYDNPERTSHETYHIKPAQRLTTYYELMLFIILIPGILFIGAMLWLKKKPNIPQEKPGAVKV, encoded by the coding sequence GTGAAGTTTTTAATATTTTCAATAATTTTTACGATTTTAGCCTCAATTCCAGTTGTTTATGCAAATGAATACATCATTGATATTCCACTAGGAGCATATAATCCAGAATTAAATACTCCTGCTGAAGTGTGGTATGATCCCCCACAACTATACGCTACAGTAGGTGATACAATTACTTGGTATAATGATGACAAAGAAGGTCACACAGTTACAAGTGGAGAGGGATCTGGAAGATTTGGATGGATGAGTGATAATTTTGGAACTCCGAATGGAATTTTTGATAGTGGTAGATTTATGCCAGGAGAATCATGGTCTTACAAATTTGAAGAATCTGGTACTTTTTCATATTATTGCACTATTCATCCATGGATGGAAGGTGTACTAATAATTGAAAAATTAATTCCAGACTATCCACATGATGCAACTGGTGCAAAAATAGAATTTCCATTATTACAATACACTCCAGACTTGGCCTTAGAAGTCAATCTAGCATGGGATCCACCTGTGATTAAAACTCATGAAAAAATACAATTTGTATATCAATTCTATGATCCTCAAACAAATTCAAATCTTGCAGAAATGAAATACAATTTTGTTATATTTCAAAACGGAAAAGAGATTTTCCGAGATGAAGGACTAAGCCAGATTGGAGGCGATTACAGAAATTTTGTCTTTAGCGATTCTGGTTCAATCATAATAAGAATAGAAGGAATTCATACCCCCTCTATATTTGCAGAAGAAAGTGTAACTGTATTTGGTGATGTACAAAGTAAAGAACAAAGATCAGTTGATTTTACTACAGCAGTTTATGATAATCCTGAGCGAACATCTCATGAGACCTATCACATTAAACCTGCTCAAAGACTTACCACTTATTACGAATTAATGCTGTTCATCATTCTAATCCCAGGTATTTTGTTTATTGGAGCAATGCTCTGGTTAAAGAAAAAACCAAATATTCCACAAGAAAAGCCTGGTGCTGTTAAAGTCTAA
- the pcn gene encoding proliferating cell nuclear antigen (pcna), translating into MTFGAKTSGSDDLKAIISAISTLVEEATFVATAEGITFRGMDPSHVALIDISWPNSAFEKYECDSDIKFGVRIDEFSKLIKRADKKDSIEISISEQNMLLVTVGKNKKYKMRLIESSATDTPLPKIPYDSKIVLSSSKFDKILGDVQVVSDYLTIHTSDSKGDFSGKGDSGEVVIDLDKEDEEIEEISSKEDSVGTYSLEYLNPVVKAVGTTAGFITCEFSSAKPLRIEFKVANIGRIHFYLAPRVES; encoded by the coding sequence TTGACTTTTGGAGCAAAAACAAGTGGTTCTGATGATCTAAAGGCAATCATATCTGCAATATCTACACTTGTTGAAGAAGCTACTTTTGTTGCAACAGCAGAAGGAATTACCTTTAGAGGAATGGATCCATCACATGTCGCTTTAATTGATATATCGTGGCCTAATTCTGCATTTGAAAAATATGAATGTGATAGTGATATTAAATTTGGAGTTAGAATTGATGAATTTTCAAAACTTATCAAAAGAGCTGACAAAAAAGATAGCATAGAGATTAGCATCTCTGAACAAAACATGTTACTAGTTACTGTTGGAAAAAATAAAAAATACAAAATGCGTTTAATTGAAAGTTCTGCTACAGATACCCCGTTACCAAAAATTCCATATGATTCTAAAATTGTCTTGTCATCATCAAAATTTGATAAAATTCTCGGCGATGTGCAAGTAGTATCAGATTATCTGACAATCCATACATCTGATTCTAAGGGTGACTTTTCAGGCAAAGGTGATTCTGGAGAGGTAGTTATTGATTTGGATAAAGAAGATGAAGAGATTGAAGAAATCTCTTCAAAAGAAGACAGTGTTGGAACTTATAGTCTTGAGTATCTAAATCCAGTAGTAAAGGCAGTAGGTACAACTGCAGGCTTTATCACATGTGAGTTTTCAAGCGCAAAACCTCTTAGAATTGAATTTAAAGTAGCAAATATTGGCAGAATTCACTTTTACCTAGCCCCACGCGTGGAAAGTTAA
- a CDS encoding aspartate kinase yields MRLVIKYGGTSISATKDIQAIAKQINSLSKKHQIVVVCSATSGTTDDLIEISESIKKENKSKAEQLASKITNRHKQLAKQSIKKSDLQKKLLRKLDEDFSELLALIDGMVLLGEVTARSMDYLISFGERLSIKLISAAINDSGKKSIPLTGKEVGIITDSNFGESKPLMDTTRLRVSKTVDDLFSKKTVPVVGGFAGADQHGHVTTFGRGGSDYSATTIGSCMKADEIWLMSDVDGLMTADPKIVKNAKLLKEVSYIEAVEMAMFGAKQIHPRTFEPLLSKKIPMKIRNSFNVKNEGTLVTVSPSASVKNTVKCVSNVQNNGLIDIRGGSMVGTPGTAAKIFETLAKSGINVMMISQNPSESSITIVVKNTDLDKAVSALEMELLGKIIKKLEITTNVAIIALIGSGMRGTVGVASRVFGAIEKNKINVSMITQGSSELNLAFVVKNSDTSAAVRALHDAFELDKIN; encoded by the coding sequence TTGAGACTCGTAATAAAATATGGTGGAACATCAATTTCTGCTACAAAAGATATCCAAGCAATAGCTAAACAGATTAACTCACTATCAAAGAAACATCAAATTGTAGTTGTTTGTTCTGCAACAAGTGGTACAACTGATGATCTAATAGAAATATCAGAATCAATCAAAAAAGAAAATAAATCAAAAGCTGAACAACTTGCATCAAAGATTACAAATCGACATAAACAGTTAGCAAAACAATCAATCAAAAAATCTGATTTACAAAAAAAATTATTAAGAAAACTAGATGAAGATTTTTCAGAACTTCTTGCTTTAATTGATGGAATGGTTCTACTTGGTGAAGTTACAGCCAGATCAATGGATTATCTGATTTCATTTGGTGAAAGATTATCCATAAAGTTAATCTCAGCAGCAATTAATGATTCAGGAAAGAAATCAATTCCTCTTACTGGAAAAGAAGTGGGAATAATCACTGATTCTAATTTTGGTGAATCAAAACCACTAATGGATACTACAAGACTTCGAGTATCAAAGACTGTAGATGATTTATTCTCAAAGAAGACTGTTCCTGTAGTGGGAGGATTTGCAGGTGCAGATCAACATGGACATGTAACTACGTTTGGCAGAGGTGGTTCTGATTATTCTGCAACAACTATTGGCTCTTGTATGAAAGCAGATGAAATTTGGTTGATGAGTGATGTTGATGGACTAATGACTGCAGATCCAAAAATTGTAAAGAATGCAAAATTACTCAAAGAAGTTTCATACATTGAAGCAGTAGAGATGGCCATGTTTGGTGCCAAGCAAATTCATCCAAGAACCTTTGAGCCCCTACTATCAAAGAAAATTCCCATGAAGATCAGAAATTCCTTTAATGTCAAGAATGAAGGAACATTGGTAACTGTATCTCCATCAGCTTCTGTAAAAAATACTGTCAAATGTGTAAGTAATGTTCAAAATAATGGGCTAATTGATATTCGAGGCGGTAGTATGGTTGGAACTCCTGGAACTGCAGCAAAAATATTTGAAACATTAGCAAAATCTGGCATAAATGTAATGATGATCTCACAAAATCCATCAGAATCAAGCATCACAATTGTGGTAAAAAATACTGATCTTGATAAAGCAGTAAGTGCACTAGAGATGGAATTATTAGGAAAAATCATCAAAAAACTGGAAATTACTACTAATGTAGCAATTATTGCATTGATTGGTTCTGGAATGAGAGGAACAGTTGGGGTAGCATCAAGAGTATTTGGAGCAATTGAGAAAAATAAAATCAATGTATCCATGATAACCCAAGGTTCATCAGAACTAAACCTTGCATTTGTTGTCAAAAATTCTGATACATCAGCAGCAGTACGGGCATTGCATGATGCATTTGAACTAGATAAAATCAATTAA
- a CDS encoding HAMP domain-containing protein, with amino-acid sequence MAISINLGKKLIFLVMIVSVVALSITGFLSFNYADQILKQRAGDQLLGESSVRGDSLRILFESRIEQNNILAKDPMIQLLVSQMNQSSENEFQELKENNRRDFLIQIQAYQRLIGFSIGFEDVKIIGANGKVFFSLGANTDEDFTNDPFFKRGQKESFIEFEPAESGKKMIVVSPIVASDSKKGDEPIGVIISRMRTASIDNVLISRSGLGETGEVYIVNDKFMMLSESRFFENAVFEQKVDTLPVQKCFNEGEEYIGFYKDYRGIPIFGSSYCANDLGITLLAEIDQSEVEKPIIILQERILETGIVITLVMGIVAFGISKSLSRPLTKLKNAANKISSGDFDVRTKINTGDEIGELSHAFDSMAEKLQESIIEIKRKEKVIKQLEGDMLLKFSQHEQNDCVGVIDMSDSTRISSKLSDQDVTKLYEIFLNFMAKIIREYNGEVVKNIGDALMFRFPNVDIADQKVLKNIFECCLSMIESHEKLQEKLKAENMPQIDYKISLTYGAVKVAESTTSNISDIFGPTVNRCFKINSLCPRNSIVIGENMNKISKSFSEYSFDELVVAELKQKYDYRVYEVRRKLDRTERK; translated from the coding sequence ATGGCAATTTCAATCAATCTTGGCAAGAAACTAATTTTTTTAGTAATGATCGTATCAGTTGTTGCTCTTTCAATTACAGGGTTTCTTAGTTTCAATTACGCAGATCAAATACTAAAACAAAGAGCAGGAGATCAATTATTAGGAGAATCAAGTGTTCGTGGAGATTCACTTAGGATTCTTTTTGAATCAAGAATTGAACAAAATAACATTCTTGCAAAGGATCCAATGATTCAACTTTTAGTTTCACAAATGAATCAATCTTCTGAAAATGAATTTCAAGAATTAAAAGAAAATAATCGTAGAGATTTTTTAATCCAGATTCAAGCTTACCAGAGGCTTATTGGGTTTTCGATAGGGTTTGAAGATGTAAAAATTATCGGTGCTAATGGAAAAGTTTTCTTTTCTCTTGGAGCAAATACTGATGAAGATTTCACTAATGACCCATTTTTTAAAAGAGGTCAAAAAGAATCTTTTATAGAATTTGAACCAGCCGAGTCAGGTAAAAAAATGATTGTTGTTTCACCAATTGTTGCAAGTGATAGTAAAAAAGGAGATGAACCAATTGGTGTAATCATTTCAAGAATGAGGACAGCATCAATAGATAATGTTTTGATTAGTAGAAGTGGATTAGGCGAAACAGGGGAAGTGTACATAGTAAATGACAAGTTTATGATGTTATCTGAATCTAGATTTTTTGAAAATGCTGTGTTTGAGCAAAAAGTGGATACTTTGCCAGTTCAAAAATGCTTCAATGAGGGCGAAGAGTACATTGGGTTTTACAAAGATTATAGAGGAATTCCAATATTTGGTTCATCGTATTGTGCAAATGATTTAGGAATTACTTTACTTGCAGAAATTGATCAGTCAGAAGTTGAAAAACCAATAATAATTCTACAAGAGAGAATACTTGAAACAGGCATAGTAATTACATTAGTAATGGGAATTGTAGCTTTTGGTATTTCTAAATCACTATCAAGGCCACTAACTAAATTAAAAAATGCTGCAAATAAAATTTCAAGTGGAGACTTTGATGTAAGAACTAAGATCAATACTGGTGATGAGATTGGTGAATTGTCTCATGCATTTGATTCAATGGCAGAAAAGCTTCAAGAATCAATAATTGAGATTAAACGCAAAGAAAAGGTAATCAAGCAACTTGAAGGAGATATGTTGTTAAAATTTTCTCAGCATGAGCAAAATGATTGTGTTGGGGTGATTGATATGTCAGACTCGACAAGAATTTCATCTAAATTATCTGATCAAGATGTTACAAAGCTATATGAAATTTTTCTGAATTTTATGGCAAAGATTATTCGAGAGTATAATGGCGAAGTGGTAAAAAATATTGGTGATGCATTGATGTTTAGATTTCCAAATGTGGACATTGCAGATCAAAAAGTTTTGAAAAATATTTTTGAATGTTGTTTATCAATGATTGAATCACATGAAAAGTTACAAGAGAAACTCAAAGCTGAAAATATGCCTCAAATTGATTATAAAATTAGTTTGACATATGGCGCTGTTAAAGTTGCTGAGAGTACAACTTCAAATATCAGTGACATCTTTGGGCCAACAGTAAATCGATGTTTTAAGATTAATTCATTGTGTCCAAGAAACAGTATAGTGATTGGAGAGAACATGAATAAAATTTCAAAGAGTTTTTCAGAATACAGTTTTGATGAATTAGTTGTGGCTGAATTGAAGCAAAAATATGATTATAGGGTATATGAAGTAAGAAGGAAATTAGATAGAACAGAAAGAAAATAG